The genomic DNA AAAAATCCTAATTGGCAAGATCAAAGAATATTTAGAAAAGGCGGTAAAAGAGCAAGTTGATATCATTGTTTTCCCCGGGTTTACCGGATGTTTTTTCCAGCAACTGAACCATCCGGATAATATAAGTTTAAGAAATCTGATACAGGATGCAAATGGCCAGGAATATATAGAAGAGGTAAAAGAATTATCTCGAAATCTTAAAATAATAATTTGTCCGGGGACTTATTGGCAAAAAGAAAAAAATAATATCTATCATGAATCCTGTCTAATATTAAACGGAGAAGTGCTGCTTAAACAGAGACAAATTTATTTAGCCCGTTGGGAAAGGGAATTAGGATTTTCCCGGGGAGTAAAGATCGAATTAAAAGAAATAAAGGATAGGAAGTTAGCATTAATAATTTCTACCGACATTTTTTATCCCCAGGTTTCCAGGATGGCGGCTTTAAAAGGGGCAGATACCATTCTATCTCCGGTAGGCTTTACCGGAGAAAAGAACCCGGCTTTACCGCTGAGTGGACTGTGGCAAGAAGTCCAGCAAAATCAATTCTTTGCGGTAGAAAGCGGATTTAACGGATTCCTGGGAAAGCAGAGTTTTTGGGGAGAATCGGTCATTTATGCCCCCCTGGAAATGACTGAAAAGGGAGATGGATATTTGGAGAGAAGCAGCGGCCAGAAAAGTTTAATCATTGCTAAGCTGGACAATGAGAAGAGAAGAAAGGCTATTTCCCAATTTAATGTGCTCGCCCAATTGAATCGAGAATTTTACCAGCAGATGAAAATGTTTAAAGAAAGATAGGCACAGGAATATGGAATTTTTAGTGGAAAAATGGTTTAGCAAAAAAATATCTTTGGAGAGAATAGAAAAGCATTTTACACAATTAAAGATTGAAAAAAGAAGGATTTCAGAAGATATTGATGCAGAGAATATTCGGGTATCCTGTGTTCAAAGGAAGATTAACCCGGTAAATAATATTGAAGAATATATTGATATGCTTTGTGGTTTTGTAGAGCAGGCAGCAAAAGAGAAGAGCTGTATGATTATTTTTCCGGAATATAATTTTTTTGATCTATTCGGTTTAATTCCAGGATTTCACTTCATAAATCAAATTCTAAATAAAAGAGCCCTAAAAGCTATAAACCTAAAGGAAGATAGAGTGAAAGAATCAGGTTCAACTGGAAATAACAATTTTTTGGCTAAAATCTTTACAGGGGAAGCAAAACCTATTGAGAGGGGGATCAAGAAAATTATTTCTCTGCTGGCACGAGAGTATGGGATCTATATTTATAGCGGAAGTTATATTTTAAAAGAAAAAGAAGCAATTTATAATGCCGGTTCACTCTTTGCTCCGGACGGAAGCCTGATAGGAACTCAAAAGAAAATGCACCTTACTGATTTTGAAGATAAATTAGGAATAAAAAGAGGCAATAGAATGGAGGCATATTCTTTACCTTTTGGAAAAGTAATATGCCCTATTTGTATGGATGCCACTTACTTTGAGACTTTCCGTATCGCCCGAGAAATAGAAGCAGATATAGTTATTTTACCTATCGCTAATTTAGAAGAATATTCTACCTGGAAGGCCTTAAGAGGAATTTGGCCTCGGGTGCAGGAATCTTATCTCTATGGTTTAAAATCCTCTCTAAATGGATGGATTGCCGGAATGCATTTTACCGGAAAAGCCGGCATTTTCGCTCCCCTGTCAATGACTGAAAAAAAAGATGGGGTTTTATCTTTGTCTTCCTCTTATGAGGGGAATCACCTGATAACGGTTAATTTAAACTTAAAAAGATTGTATGAAGCCAGAGAAAAAGCAGAGTACCATGAAGATAAGAATGTCGAGTTTGAAAAAAATTTTATAGCAAAAACCTATTATTAAGAATGATAATAGGTAGAACATTTCCTTAATAAAATTATCATACAAGAGTAAAATTTACGGGTATTAGAAAAAACTACGCAATAGGATATTCAAGAAAGGAGAGAAAAATGGAAGAATTTAAAGGTAAGAGACTTTTTCTCTATAACCTGTCCACAACAGGATGGGTCTTGTTAGATTCGATCTGGTTGACTTTCGCTATCGCCTTTCTGCTTCCCCCCAAAGAGAGAGTGGCAGAAGGCATGATTCCTTTTGTTTCCAATGAGAGGTTTTTAGGCATAATTACCATGCTGGGAGCAGTGATGCTCTTTGGAAGGATTGTAGATGCGGTGGCTGACCCGTTGGTGGCTTCCTGGACTGACCGTTCCACCTCGAGATTTGGGAGAAGAAGATTTTTCCTGGCGATAGGAGGACTTCCTCTGGCATTATCTACAGTTCTGATATTTTTTCCGCCCTTACCCCATACTTCCTTTGTCAATGGTATCTATCTGGCTATTATTTTTGGTTTTTACTTTTTTTTCTTTACAATATATGTCGTTCCTTACCTTGCCTTAATTCCCGAACTCGGTCACAATGAAAAAGCCCGGATTGGTATTGCTACCGCTCAAGGATACTTTTCTCTCATTGGTTCAGCAGTAGTGATGATTGGCGGTCCTTTTCTTTTGACTTTATTTATGCAGAATGCTGATTACGTCAGTTCTTATCGTAAAATGGTTATTTATCTGGCTATTTTCGGAGCTCTATTATTATACGCGGCTGTATTTGCGGTAGACGAGAAAAGGTTTTCCACTGCCAAACCTAGCCAGGTACCACTGATGGACTCCTTTAAAAAAACAGTCGGGAATAAGGCTTTTATTATCTATCTTTTTGCCAATATATCCCTATGGTTTCTTTTTAATATTGTTCGTTCATCTGCCATACCAATTGTTATTACCCTGATGGGTGCTGATGAGGCTTTTGCCGGAAATATATTTACTATCCTTTTTGTCATTGCGGCACTCTGTTTCCCGCTGGTGGGATACTTAGCGAGGGTTCGAGGGAAGAAAATGATTATGATGTTAAGCCTTGGATTATTCTCTATATTTTCTATTTTTCTGTCTTTCACCGGTCTTGCCCCGCTCAATCCCAAGATTTGGGGACTAATTTTTATAGGGCTTATGGGATTTCCTGCGGCAGTACTGATGATTATTCCCAATGTAATGCTTTCTGAACTTTGCGATGTTGATTATAAAAAAACCGGGGAGAGAAGAGAAGCGATGTATTTTGGTGTCCAGGGGTTTTTTATGAAACTCAATCTGGGTCTTTCGACTGCCAGTCTTGCTCTTTTGTATTCTATTTTTGGTAAAGATATCAGTAATTCCCTGGGAGTGAGATTAGCTCCTGTATTGGGAAGTATAGTTGCCCTATTAGGGCTTATCATTATGAGCCGCTATCCGGAAAGACAGATTAAAGAACTTTTATCAAAATAGTGTAAATTTATAACCCAAAGCCGCTGAATTGTCATTTAATAAAGGTCACCAATTGGCTGGCAGGGCATTGTTCATGTTTGATAATTTTACCATACAGTTAAGTCAGAAGATAGTTTTGCTATTCGATAAGATAAATAAAAGCAGATACATATCCTTAAAATAGGATGGTTTTCTATCTCTATAAATAAAAAATTGTTTATGTGGAGGAATTTATATGTCCGGAATAAAACTAAGTATCATAGGAGCAGGTAGTGCTATTTTTTCTTTAAAATTAGTGGGAGATCTTTGCAAAGCAAAAGATCTGTCCGGAAGCTCTATTTCACTTATGGATGTCGATGAAGATCGCTTGAATTCAGTACACAATTTAGCAAAAAGATACGCTGCTCTATTGAAAACTGATTTAAGTTTCGAGAAAACAACAGACATGAAACAGTCAATTAAAGGGGCAGATTTCGTAATCAACACTGCTCTTATTGGTGGCCATGTTCAGTTAGAAGCCAGCAGGAAAGCGGGAGAAATGCATGGATATGCAAGAGGCATAGATAGTCAAGAATTTAATATGGTTTCTGATTATCACACTTTAAGTAATTATAATCAACTTAAATATTTTTTAGAGATAGCTCATAGCATGGAAGAAATATGTCCAAATGCTTGGCTGCTTCAGACAGCTAATCCGGTATTTGAAGGTACTACCCTGATATCAAGGTACTCTAACCTTAAAGTTGTAGGTTTTTGTCATGAACATAACAGTGTTAAAATTGTAATGCAAAGTCTGGGATTAGACATAAAAGATGTAAACTGGCAGGTTGCAGGATTTAATCACAATATATGGCTGACCCGGTTTCTTTACAAAGGTAAGGATGCATATCCCCTGCTGAACCAATGGATAGAGCAGAAAGCGAAAAAATGGAAACCTAAAAATCCCTTTGATGACAAAATGAGTCCTGCGGCAATAGATATGTATAAATTTTATGGTAAAATGCCCATAGGAGATACTATCCGGAATGGGAGCTGGAAATACCACTACAACCTGGAAACGAAAAAAAAGTGGTATGGAGAACCATGGGGGGGAGCAGATTCTGATTTGGGTTGGTTGTGGTATCAAGAAAATCATTTGAAGGAATTGACGAAAAAAAATTCCCAACTTGCCTCCGATCAATCGGTTAATCTTTTAAAAGAATTTCCTCCTGAAGTTCAAAGCGGGGAACAACATATTCAATTTATCAATGCATTAGTTAATGGGATTCAAGAAAGATTAGTGCTAAACATCCCAAACAAAGGACCGATAATCCTGGATATCCCCGAGGATGTAGTAGTGGAAATACCGGTCATGGTAGACCGGGAAGGAATTCATCCTGAGGAGATAAATCCTCCCTTACCAGAGCGGATAAAAGATATGTATTTAGCTCCAAGAAGGTTAAAAATGGAATGGGCTTTAGAAGCATTCGTTTCCGGTGACAAAAAAATACTTCAAGAAATTTTGGTCAGAGATCCCCGCACTAAATCCTTTGAGCAAGCAGAAGCCGTTATAGAAGAGATACTCGCTCTACCATTTAACCAAGAGATGAAGAAACATTATGAAAATAAAATTATTAACGCAAAATAAATTCCAAAGAAGGCATACTATTTTCCCAAAATAAGGCTAAGTCAATTTATAACCTGAGCTTTGTTGCCGGAATATATTTATTAAAATTCGAATTGTATACCCATTTTAATTTCAGTATTGTTCTTTTCCAGGGCGAAGGTGTTTATTTCGGCAGTAAAAGACAGATCCGGTTTATATTGATAATCAATACTGAAATTCTTTTCGCTATAACCATCAAGTGAAGTAGAATAGGTTAGAAAAATATCTTCGGTAATATTTTTGCCTACTTCAATTCCGAATGTTTTAAAATTTAAATCATAAAAAGGAGTTGACTCACTATTTTCTTTAAATATCGTTTCTATTCGGAAAAGATCTAATCCTAAATAATTGGCAATCTGGTTTTCAGCTCTTCTCAGAAAATTAATGCTTAGTCCTTGAAAAATTAAGTTAAAAATTTCTTCCCTTAACAATGCGTCAACTTCTCCCTCTGATAGGCCACTAATATTTTTATTTAAAGTTAATAAAGAAATAATTTCCGCCTCGGTTAAAGCAGGTTTGGAAGTGAGCGATATTTGAGGAGCAGAAAGATTTCCGGAAATCTTTAAAAAGACCGTTACCTGGTTTATTTTAGTAGTGGCTTTAATATCCAGGAGTAAATCAGGACCGGTGAGTTCATTCAACAATAATTTACCTTCGCTAAATTGGAATTTTTGCTCGAGGAATAAAAAATACCCTTTTCTGATGGTTAATTGACCGCTAAAAACGGGCTGAGGTAAATCCCCTTGAATTTTTACTTCTCCATCTAATTTTAATTCTACATTGGGAGCTTTGAATTGAAAATTATTTAAAATTTTGGCAGAAAGATCTACTTTGCCCTTTAAATCCGTTAAAGAGCCATTTTTTCCAGTGCTAAATTGAAAACCTGGCTTCCAATTCAACTCTCCCTCAGAAAAAATAAATTCTCCTTTTAATTGAGGGGAATCGAAAGAGCCATTAAGTTCAGACTGGAAATTCACTTGAGTAGTCAGCATATCTCCATAGATTAATTTCCCTTCTTCGTTCCATATTTTAATTCTAAGATCATCAGGGCGGAAATTAACTAATTTAAAATCTCCGGAAACATAAATTAAATTATTATCTAATATAAAAGTAAGTTGTCTAATTTTTACTAAATTATTGACAATATCGATTTTAGATTCTATTTTATCTAACTTAATGGGGGTAGAAATTAATTCTAAAATTCCCTGATCGAGGGTAACTTGTCCATTTAGAATGGGCTGACTGACTGTGCCGGATAAATTTAGGGTAAGATTGGTAATTCCTTGAACCTGTTTAAAGTTTCCATCCCAAAATATTTGTATGAAACTTAAATCAGCATTTTCTAAACTGACCTTAAAGTTCAAAGGTATTTTATTAAAAGTCGGATCCAGCTCCTCTTTTTTATCAGAGACCATAAAAGGAAATGGTATCTTTCCTTGCGCCTTAATTTGAAGATTCTGTTGATAAGAGATGATTAATTCCTGTATATCCAGATTGCCCTCTTTCCAGTTAATTTTACTTTGAAGATCCTCAAATTTAAAATTACGGAATGTGCCGTCTTTTATTTGAGCAGAAATAGATAAATCAGGGCGCTGAAATGAACCCTGGCAAACTCCAGCAATAATAAGATTTCCCTTTAACTCTTCTTTGAATCCGATAAGTTGGCTAAGGTTGTTTAAATCGAATTCCCTCGCTTTAAATTGTATATCTAATAAATTTTGGTTGATATCCAGCCATCCTTCAGCTAAAAATTGTCCTTCTTGCTGTTTTAGCAATAATTCACTTATATTGATTTTAGATTCCTTTTTTTCTAAATTTAATTTTAAGTCATATTGTAAATCGATTCCATCTTGAGGAGTGGAGAGTAGAGACTCTAAAAAAAACTGTTGAGAAGTCAAGTTTCCCATTATTTTAAGTGTTCCCTCTATTTTTGAAGGAAGAAGGTTAGCCATTTTTAGATCTTGAAGATTAGTCAAAGCAATCAACTGCTTTAAATTTTTATGATTAAACTTTATATCCAGAGAAAAAGGAAGGTCTTTTTGTAAATCAGCTTTTCCCTGGACGTTCATTTGCATTTCTGCCTGCTGGAAGCTCAATTCTTCAATAGTCAATTGATAATTATTAATGCTCCAGTCCGTAAAATTCTTTAATCTATCTGTTGACAGTCCAAAATGAAAATTCCCTTTACCCAAAAAATAATTTTGTATAGAAATTTCCTCTAAATCTAATTGGCTATCTAAAGAAATATCCGGCCAATTACCTTGAAGGTTTACAAAACCATGAGCCCATCCGGACAAAGATTCTTCAAGTGCGAGTAATTCGTTTACATAATTCATATCTATTTTGGATATTTGAAGTTTTAGGTCTACTTGCTTCTGGCTGTCTTTTTGTAAGTCAACCTGTCCGACGGCAGTTAAACTGATGTTGTTATTATCTAAAGATATCTGCTTAAATTGTACGAAAGGAAATTGATAGGATATATCTCCTTCAAAATTATTTAGAGCTAAATTTTCCCAATTAGCGTTCTTTAACTCTAATTTTCCCTCTATTTGAGGTTGGGAAGCTGTTCCCTGAATTTTAGCGGAAATACTGGCAATTCCTTCTAATTCATCAAGATTAGGTAAAAAGGAAAGATCATTCAAAGAAATATCCCTACTATCGAGTTTAAAGTCCCATTGATTTTTTGAATCCAATTTTCCGGATAGATTAAATTGATTTTGAAGATAGGATATGGTGAGTCTATCTAATACGAAGGAAGAGGAATTTAATATTTCCATTTCCAATTGAGCACCAATGGATTCATGCAATTGATTGTTCCATAATTTTACTTCCTGTGCGCTTATTTGTCCGGTTAAGTTAATGGGAGAATTTGCCAGAAGATTCCCTTCTACGGTGAAATTTCCAGATAAATTGCCGGAAAATGAATCCAAAAAGGCTATTTTCTTGAAGGCAGAGTTTTCTGAATCAAGTCCTTTGATCTGTGCAAAAAATTGATAAATCGGAGTTGGTTTTTCCCAATCAATTATTCCCTTTACTTTTATTTCAGTATCTTCCCATTGGGCTTCCAGGGATTCAATCATAAGTTGTTCTTCTTTAAAAGAGAACAGAAGGTTTGGATTTTGTAATTGCCAGTCGTTTAGGTTAAGTGCCAAAGAGCCCAGTTGGCCAGTTACCTGGAAGTTATCAAGGTTACCCTTTAAATTGACCCCCAGGGAGATATTCCCTTCTAATAAAAAACCGCTTTTTGCCACAAATTCCTCCAGCTCTTCTTCTAAAGTATTTAAGGGAAAATCTTTTATGTCTAAATCCAGATTAAAGTTGGCTATCTCTTGAAAAGAGATTTGTCCCGAAAGATTGAAGGGTTGGTTATGAACAAATCCTTGAAAGTTATCGATTTGAATCTCTGTTTCCCGGAATTGAATTATACCATGAATATTTTCAAGGAATATTTTATTTAAAGGATCGGGTCTTAGGTTAACTCCTTGAAACGATACTTCACCTTGCCAGGATGTCTGCGCAGGGACTAAAGTTGGATCAGAGTCCAAGGTAAGTTGTAAATCAAATCGACCCTTTTCCAGATTTAACGCTTCAAGACCGTCGATGTAATGTTGAAAATGCTTCATATCCGCATTTTTAAGTTGACAGTTTAGAGAATAGAGGGATTGATCGATAAATAAATATCCTTGCATAGCGATTGATGAACTATCTTTCTCTATCAATCCATCAAATTCAAATTCAACTTTGGGTAAATCTTTTAAGTCTAAAAAGCCATTTAGGTGTTTAGCCTCTGTGGACAAACTTTCGCTTTGATAGACAAAATCATCTTGGAAGAGGAGGAGACTATCTTTAAAATAAATTTTATTAAAAGTAACATTACTTTTAATCATATCCGGATTAAAATTGAAATTTTTTACCAGGTCAAAATCTCCTTTTAAATCTCGGTGAAGCTGTAAGCGAGCCTTATGAAAAGTAAGTTGGGTGAGGACTAATTGCCAGTTTTTTACTCGCGGGAAGGAGAAGTTAAATCGGAAATTTACCGTAACCCGTTCTGCCTCTAATAAGACGATATTTCCTCCGGTGGTAGTGTTTTCTAAAATAGCTAAATTAGAAAATACCAGTGAATTGAAGGATGCTGATTGCACTTCTTCTATATATATACTTTTACCCAGATTATTTTCTAATTGTTTGATGATTATTGGTTTTAGATAATCTCGGAACGATTGATTGTTGAAAATAAAAAGATATCCTGCGACTAAAATGGTGATAAACAGGGTCACTATTAAAAAAAATATTATAAATTTTCTGCTGAATAATCTAAACAAATTAAGGTTACCTCAATATTGAAAATGTTTAATAATAAATGGGTGAATAATGTAATACTATCATTGCAGATATTAGATTGTTAAATGATGGTTGTAAAAAAGCTTTTTATTAAATTATAACATAATTGATATAATTTTATCACCACAACACATCTACATAGCGAAAAATACCGAACTCTTTGATCTTATAGGCGAAGGCTTTACTTATTTTTAATATTTTTCAAATAAAAGAAGGATTTGACCAAATTATCACGTATTAAATAAATATTGGTAAATGCGAAGGGG from Candidatus Atribacteria bacterium includes the following:
- a CDS encoding alpha-glucosidase/alpha-galactosidase, whose protein sequence is MSGIKLSIIGAGSAIFSLKLVGDLCKAKDLSGSSISLMDVDEDRLNSVHNLAKRYAALLKTDLSFEKTTDMKQSIKGADFVINTALIGGHVQLEASRKAGEMHGYARGIDSQEFNMVSDYHTLSNYNQLKYFLEIAHSMEEICPNAWLLQTANPVFEGTTLISRYSNLKVVGFCHEHNSVKIVMQSLGLDIKDVNWQVAGFNHNIWLTRFLYKGKDAYPLLNQWIEQKAKKWKPKNPFDDKMSPAAIDMYKFYGKMPIGDTIRNGSWKYHYNLETKKKWYGEPWGGADSDLGWLWYQENHLKELTKKNSQLASDQSVNLLKEFPPEVQSGEQHIQFINALVNGIQERLVLNIPNKGPIILDIPEDVVVEIPVMVDREGIHPEEINPPLPERIKDMYLAPRRLKMEWALEAFVSGDKKILQEILVRDPRTKSFEQAEAVIEEILALPFNQEMKKHYENKIINAK
- a CDS encoding nitrilase, producing MEFLVEKWFSKKISLERIEKHFTQLKIEKRRISEDIDAENIRVSCVQRKINPVNNIEEYIDMLCGFVEQAAKEKSCMIIFPEYNFFDLFGLIPGFHFINQILNKRALKAINLKEDRVKESGSTGNNNFLAKIFTGEAKPIERGIKKIISLLAREYGIYIYSGSYILKEKEAIYNAGSLFAPDGSLIGTQKKMHLTDFEDKLGIKRGNRMEAYSLPFGKVICPICMDATYFETFRIAREIEADIVILPIANLEEYSTWKALRGIWPRVQESYLYGLKSSLNGWIAGMHFTGKAGIFAPLSMTEKKDGVLSLSSSYEGNHLITVNLNLKRLYEAREKAEYHEDKNVEFEKNFIAKTYY
- a CDS encoding carbon-nitrogen hydrolase family protein, giving the protein KILIGKIKEYLEKAVKEQVDIIVFPGFTGCFFQQLNHPDNISLRNLIQDANGQEYIEEVKELSRNLKIIICPGTYWQKEKNNIYHESCLILNGEVLLKQRQIYLARWERELGFSRGVKIELKEIKDRKLALIISTDIFYPQVSRMAALKGADTILSPVGFTGEKNPALPLSGLWQEVQQNQFFAVESGFNGFLGKQSFWGESVIYAPLEMTEKGDGYLERSSGQKSLIIAKLDNEKRRKAISQFNVLAQLNREFYQQMKMFKER
- a CDS encoding MFS transporter, which gives rise to MEEFKGKRLFLYNLSTTGWVLLDSIWLTFAIAFLLPPKERVAEGMIPFVSNERFLGIITMLGAVMLFGRIVDAVADPLVASWTDRSTSRFGRRRFFLAIGGLPLALSTVLIFFPPLPHTSFVNGIYLAIIFGFYFFFFTIYVVPYLALIPELGHNEKARIGIATAQGYFSLIGSAVVMIGGPFLLTLFMQNADYVSSYRKMVIYLAIFGALLLYAAVFAVDEKRFSTAKPSQVPLMDSFKKTVGNKAFIIYLFANISLWFLFNIVRSSAIPIVITLMGADEAFAGNIFTILFVIAALCFPLVGYLARVRGKKMIMMLSLGLFSIFSIFLSFTGLAPLNPKIWGLIFIGLMGFPAAVLMIIPNVMLSELCDVDYKKTGERREAMYFGVQGFFMKLNLGLSTASLALLYSIFGKDISNSLGVRLAPVLGSIVALLGLIIMSRYPERQIKELLSK
- a CDS encoding DUF748 domain-containing protein: MFRLFSRKFIIFFLIVTLFITILVAGYLFIFNNQSFRDYLKPIIIKQLENNLGKSIYIEEVQSASFNSLVFSNLAILENTTTGGNIVLLEAERVTVNFRFNFSFPRVKNWQLVLTQLTFHKARLQLHRDLKGDFDLVKNFNFNPDMIKSNVTFNKIYFKDSLLLFQDDFVYQSESLSTEAKHLNGFLDLKDLPKVEFEFDGLIEKDSSSIAMQGYLFIDQSLYSLNCQLKNADMKHFQHYIDGLEALNLEKGRFDLQLTLDSDPTLVPAQTSWQGEVSFQGVNLRPDPLNKIFLENIHGIIQFRETEIQIDNFQGFVHNQPFNLSGQISFQEIANFNLDLDIKDFPLNTLEEELEEFVAKSGFLLEGNISLGVNLKGNLDNFQVTGQLGSLALNLNDWQLQNPNLLFSFKEEQLMIESLEAQWEDTEIKVKGIIDWEKPTPIYQFFAQIKGLDSENSAFKKIAFLDSFSGNLSGNFTVEGNLLANSPINLTGQISAQEVKLWNNQLHESIGAQLEMEILNSSSFVLDRLTISYLQNQFNLSGKLDSKNQWDFKLDSRDISLNDLSFLPNLDELEGIASISAKIQGTASQPQIEGKLELKNANWENLALNNFEGDISYQFPFVQFKQISLDNNNISLTAVGQVDLQKDSQKQVDLKLQISKIDMNYVNELLALEESLSGWAHGFVNLQGNWPDISLDSQLDLEEISIQNYFLGKGNFHFGLSTDRLKNFTDWSINNYQLTIEELSFQQAEMQMNVQGKADLQKDLPFSLDIKFNHKNLKQLIALTNLQDLKMANLLPSKIEGTLKIMGNLTSQQFFLESLLSTPQDGIDLQYDLKLNLEKKESKINISELLLKQQEGQFLAEGWLDINQNLLDIQFKAREFDLNNLSQLIGFKEELKGNLIIAGVCQGSFQRPDLSISAQIKDGTFRNFKFEDLQSKINWKEGNLDIQELIISYQQNLQIKAQGKIPFPFMVSDKKEELDPTFNKIPLNFKVSLENADLSFIQIFWDGNFKQVQGITNLTLNLSGTVSQPILNGQVTLDQGILELISTPIKLDKIESKIDIVNNLVKIRQLTFILDNNLIYVSGDFKLVNFRPDDLRIKIWNEEGKLIYGDMLTTQVNFQSELNGSFDSPQLKGEFIFSEGELNWKPGFQFSTGKNGSLTDLKGKVDLSAKILNNFQFKAPNVELKLDGEVKIQGDLPQPVFSGQLTIRKGYFLFLEQKFQFSEGKLLLNELTGPDLLLDIKATTKINQVTVFLKISGNLSAPQISLTSKPALTEAEIISLLTLNKNISGLSEGEVDALLREEIFNLIFQGLSINFLRRAENQIANYLGLDLFRIETIFKENSESTPFYDLNFKTFGIEVGKNITEDIFLTYSTSLDGYSEKNFSIDYQYKPDLSFTAEINTFALEKNNTEIKMGIQFEF